TGGAGCAGCTGCCACAGCCGCTCCGCACCCTGGCGGGCCAGGGTGTACTCGACCCGGATCGAACCCCGCAGCCGGACCACGTCCTCGGCCGAATAGTTGCGCCGGATGCCCTGCCAGCGGGGACTGGCCCGCCACTCCTCCTCCAGCTGGGCGGCCTCCTGCCGGATCCGCTCCTCCAGGGACCGCCGGTCGGGCTGCGACGGTGCGGTCGAGCCGGCCGGCTCCCCGGCCCTGGGCTTGCCGTTGCGGATGCTCACGGGGATCCCTCCCGGTGGATGTGGGTGAGAATCGTTCTCTTACCACGTACGGCGGAAGGGATGCCAGGGGCAATGGCCCGCCGGCGAACGGTGGTCCTGGCTCACCGAAGGGGCCGGGAACGGGGGCGGACGGCAAGGGGCGGCCCCCGGCCCCCTGGCCGCGCCTTTCCTGACGGTGGCCGGCCCCTGCGGCCGTTCCCGGCCCTGGGCAGCCCTGGGCACCCAACCCTCTGGCGCCGAACTTTAACAAACCTTAACCCTGCATCCTTCGGTGAAGTGGGTTGACACCCCCGTAGTCGGTGTTATAATCCAGGTCAAACCTGACACGGACACCCAGCATCTCGATGGAGAGCGGTCCGAGTCGGTTTGGGAAGTGCGCCTAGGGTTCCGCACCGGCGTTGTGACGGCGCACCGCCTCCCCGGGGTTCCGGGGACCTGGCGGACCCGCCATCCGGGTCGCGGGGAGGCCGGTCCACCGGCCTCCGAGAAGCGGCCCGCTGCCTGTGGACTGGACCAAGCGGCGCAACCCGCCGGTTCCGCCGGCGGGACACCGTGGGGATAAAAGCCCCGAGCGGCAGGTTCCCAACCCCGGTTGGCGCCTGTGCCGCTCGGGGTTTCTTATTACCTCTTGCCGTTTTCCCTTTGCCCTGGCCGGTCCATGCGGCGCCAGGGGGGTGCCCGGCGGCGACGCCCGGCCAGATTGACAGCCCAAGGCCAGTTCAGCGGCCGTGAAGGGGAGCAGTACCCGGCAAGCCCGGCTGCAGAGAGCCGGTGGCTGGTGCAAACCGGCGCCGAGGAACCGGGGAACTCGCCCTGGAGCCGTTCCGGTGAAGGGTCCTCAGGCCCCTAGCCGGATCCGGCGGTCTCCGCCCCCGTCCCCGCCGCCCGGCCGGCATCCTCCCGCCGGGGGGGCCCCTGCCGGGGACGGTCCAGGAGGTCGTCGTTAACCAGAGGGTGGCGGCCCGGACACCGGGACACTCGGACACCGGGAAACCGGATACCCGCGGCCCGGGCCACCGGCAGACCGGCAACGCCGGTATGCCGGCGACACCGGCGACCCGCAGTTCCGCCCGCCGCCACCCGCCAAGGCCGCCGCCGCGAGGCGGCGGCAACCGGGGTGGTACCGCGAAGCGGCGCTCTTCGCCCCCGGCCCGATGGGCCCGGGGCGAAGAGCGCCTTGGTTTTTCCAGCCCTCCAGCGGGGCTGGCCGGCCCCGGGCCGGCGAAAGGAGGTGAGCCCTTGATCCACGTCATGGTGCTGGCCGCCGACCGGCCCGGCGTCCTCCGCCGCATCCTCGGCGTCTATGAGAGCCGCCGGTACCGGGTCCGCTCCCTGGCCACCGGCGCCGCCGGGCCCGCCGGGTTCGTCCGCGTCAACCTGGTCCTGGACGAACCGGCCGACCGGGCCCACCGGCTGGCGGCCCAGCTGGCCCGCCTGGTGGACGTGGCCGGCGTCGAGGTGGCCGAACCGTCCCGGGCGGTGGGACGGGAACTGGCCCTGGTCAAGGTGCTGCTGGAGCATCCTGCCCGGCGGGCCGACTTGCTCCAGATGGCCCAGGTCTTCCGCGCCCGGGTGGTCGACGTGGCCCCGCGCTCCCTGGTGCTGGAGGTCACCGGCGACCCCGCCAAACTCGACGCCTTTCTCGGCCTGGCCCGCGAGTTCGGCCCGGTGGAGGTGATGCGGACGGGGGTGGCGGCCCTGGCGCGGGGTTCGCAGGTACTGGCGGCAGCGGTCGTAGCGCCTGCAGGCACGCCGGGGCCCTCCTGGGAGCCTTCCGGGGAGGAGGACCCGCTCCCCTCCGGGGCCGGCGCCTTCTCCCCCGCCCTGGCAGCGGGATCCGGCCCCTGAGCGGTGCCGGCCACCGGCACGGTCCGGGGTGGATCCCCGCCGGAACCCCGGCCCCACCGTCCAGGAGAGCGAAAGGCGTAACCAAGGATGGGAGGGAGCACCTTGGCGACGATCTACTACGACCGGGACGCGAACCCGGAACTCATCCGGCGGCGGCGGGTCGCCGTCATCGGCTACGGCAGCCAGGGCCACGCCCAGGCCCAGAACCTGCGGGACCGGGGCGTCGAGGTGGTGATCGGCATCCGTCCGGGCCCCAGCGCCGACCGAGCCCGGGCCGATGGCTTCCCCACCTGCACACCGGCCGAGGCGGCCGCCGGCGCCGATGTGGTGGTCATGCTGATCCCCGACGAGCGGCAGCCCGCCGTCTTCCAGGAGGCCATCGCCCCCCACCTGACCGAGGGCAAGGCCCTGGCCTTCTCCCACGGCTTCAACGTCCACTTCGGCCAGATCCAGCCGCCGCCCGGCGTCGACGTCTTCATGGTGGCGCCCAAGGCGCCCGGCCACCTGCTGCGCCGGTTCGTCCGGGAAGGGCGCAGCGTGCCCGGGCTGCTGGCCGTGGCCCAGGATGCCACGGGACAGGCCCGGCAGCTGGCCCTGGCCTACGCCTGGGGGATCGGCTGCACCGGGGCGGGGGTCATCGAGACTACCTTCCAGGAGGAGACGGAGACCGACCTCTTCGGCGAGCAGGCGGTGCTCTGCGGCGGCGTGACGGAGCTGGTCAAGGCGGGGTTCGAGACGCTGGTCGAAGCCGGCTACCAGCCCGAGATCGCCTACTTCGAGTGCCTCAACGAGCTGAAGCTCATCGTGGACCTGATGTACGAGGGCGGCCTGGCGCGGATGCGCTACTCCATCAGCGACACGGCCGAGTACGGCGACCTCACCCGCGGGCCGCGGATCATCGACGCCGGGGTCCGGCAACGGATGAGGGAGATCCTGGCCGAGATCCAGTGCGGTGCCTTTGCCCGGGAGTGGATCCTGGAGAACCAGGCCGGCCGGCCGGTGATGAACGCCCGCCGCGCTCAGGAGGCCCGTCACCCCATCGAGGCGGTCGGCCGGCGGCTGCGGGCGATGATGGACTGGCTGCCCCGGGAGGACGGCGCCCCGGCGGCGGGACGCCCGGAGGCACCGGCCGTTCAGGAGGCCCCGGCGACCCCGGCGGCTGCGACGGCGGCCGCCCCGGCGGCCTGGGCGGGCTAGCCCGGCCCGGTACCGGCCGGAGCGGGACGAACCGGCTCCGGCCCGCACCCCAGAGGGAGGGATGCCCCATGGCGGATGGGGTTGGCGAGGTTACGCGGACCCCCATGGCTAGCACCGCCGGCTCGGGCCACGGCGGGGACGCCGGGTTCGACCGGGACCGGGTGCGGATCTTCGACACCACCCTGCGGGACGGCGAGCAGACGCCCGGCGTCGCCCTGACGGTGGACGAGAAGGTGGAGGTGGCCCGCTGGCTGGCGGCCCTGGGGGTCGACATCATCGAGGCCGGCTTCCCCGTCGCCTCCGACGGCGAGTTCGAGGCGGTGAGCCGCATCGCGGCGGAGGTCCATGGTCCCACCATCGCTGCCCTGGCGCGAACGGCGGCGGTGGACATCGACCGGGCCTGGGCGGCCATCCGCCACGCCCGGCGGCCGCGGATCCACGTGTTCGTCTCCACCTCGCCCATCCACCTGGAGGCCATGCTGCGCATGACCGAGGACCAGGTGCTGCGGCTGGTGGAAGAGATGGTGGGCTACGCCCGGTCGCTCTGCCCGGACGTGGAATTCTCCGCCCAGGACGCCACCCGCAGCGACGTGGGCTTCTTGGCCGAGGTGACGGCGGCCGCCATCGAGGCCGGCGCCGGCACCATCAACCTGCCCGACACCGTGGGCTACGCCACGCCCTGGACCTACGCCCAGATGTTCCAGGAGGTGATGGCCCGGGTGCCCAGACCGGACCGGGTGGTCTTCAGCGCCCACACCCACGACGACCTGGGCATGGCCGTGGCCAACGCCCTGGCGGCGGTGCGGGTGGGCGTGCGCCAGGTGGAGTGCACCATCAACGGCATCGGCGAGCGGGCGGGCAACTGCTCCCTGGAAGAGGTGGTGATGGCCCTGGCCGTGCGGGGCGACGTCTTCGGCGCCACCACCGGGGTCGACACCCGGCAGCTGGTTCCCGCCAGCCAGGTGGTCTCCCGCCTGACGGGGGTGCCCGTTCCGCCCAACAAGGCGGTGGTGGGTGCCAACGCCTTCGCCCACGAGTCGGGGATCCACCAGGACGGGGTGATCAAGAACCCCCTGACCTACGAGATCATCCGGCCCGAGGCGGTGGGCGCCGGCGGGTCCCAGCTGGTGCTGGGCAAGCACTCCGGGCGCCACGCCGTGCGGGTCGAGCTGGAGCGCCTGGGCTTCAGCCTGCCCGAGGACGCCTTCCGGGAGGTGTTCCGCCGCTTCAAGGCCCTGGCCGACCGGCGGGAGTTCGTCAGCAAGGAGGCCCTGGCGCGGCTGGCGGCCCAGGTGCTGGAGGAACGCCAGCAAGAGAGCGGGGCCGCATCCCGGCTTGCCCACGGCGCCTGACCCCCCGAAGCGGGCCGTGGCAAGCACGGGGGCGACCCCCGCAAGACCGGGCGTGCGGCCGGGTCCCCAGCCCGGACAGCCGGCCGCATGCCCAGCTTATGAACATTCGCCGGCCGGGGTGCCGGCCCCTGCGAAGAGCCTGCCGCCGGGCGGCGCGGACACCGGCCGCCGGGCGCCGGGGACCGGCCGTTAGACCGACCCCCGGGCAGCGGGGACCGGCCGGTGGACCGGCCGGTAGGTAGCGGTCAGCCTGAACGCCCGTGACAGGCCATCGCTTGCAACCGAAGGAGGTTCATCTATGGCGGCCCCGCGCCCCATGACCATCACCGAGAAGATCCTGGCCGCCCACGCCGGCGTCCCCTGGGTCGAACCCGGCCAGCTGGTCGAGGTCCGGGTCGACTTCCTCATGGCCAACGACATCACCGCGCCCCTGGCCATCCGCGCCTTCCGCGAGATGGGGGCAACCCGGGTCTTCGATCCCGAGCGGGTGGCCATCGTCCTGTCCCACTTCGCCCCCAGCAAGGACATCCGCAGCGCCGACCAGTGCAAGGTGGCGCGGGAGTTCGCCCGGGAGCAGGGGCTGGTCCACTACTACGAGATGGGCGAGGGCATCGAGCACGCCCTGCTGCCCGACCGCGGGCTGGTTCTTCCCGGGGAGCTGGTGCTGGGAGCCGACTCCCACACCTGCACCTACGGGGCCGTGGGCTGCTTCTCCACCGGCGTGGGCAGCACCGACCTGGCCTACGCCATGGCCACCGGCGAGACGTGGCTCAAGGTGCCCGAGACGCTGAAGTTCGTCTATTACAACCGGCTGCAGCCCTGGGTGACGGGCAAGGACCTGATCCTTTACACCATCGGCCGCATCTCCTGCGACGGCGCCACCTACAAGGCCATGGAGTTCACCGGCGAGGCGCTGGCCGACCTCAGCATGGACGGGCGGCTGGCCATGGCCAACATGGCCATCGAGGCCGGCGGCAAGAACGGCATCTTCAACCCCGACCAGCGGACCCTGGACTACGTGGCGCGGCGGGCCCAGCGGCCCTGCAGCCCCGTCTGGTCCGACCCCGACGCGGAATACGCCGAGGTGTACGAGTTCGACGCCGCCCGGATCGAGCCCCAGGTGGCCCTGCCCTGGTCGCCCGACAACGTGCGGCCCCTGAGCGAGGTGGAGCGGGTCCCCATCGACCAGGTCTTCATCGGCTCCTGCACCAACGGGCGCCTGGACGACCTACGCACCGCCGCCCGCATCCTGCGGGGCCGGCGGGTGCACCCGGAGGTCCGGGCCATCGTGATCCCGGCCTCCCGGGACATCTACCTGCAGGCCCTCAAGGAAGGGCTGATCGAGATCTTCATGGCCGCCGGGTGCGTGGTCAGCGCCTCCACCTGCGGGCCCTGCCTGGGCGGCCACATGGGCGTGCTCGGCAAGGGCGAGCGGTGCGTCAGCACCTCCAACCGCAACTTCGTCGGCCGGATGGGCCACCCCGAGTCGGAGTCCTACCTGGCCAACCCGGCGGTGGCCGCGGCCTCGGCGGTGGCGGGCCGGCTGTGCCATCCGGAGGAACTCGGCATCCGCTACGAAGAGGTGGCCGGGGTGGCGTGAGGCGGCCGCCCGGTGCAGGCGCAGGCGGGCCTGCCGGCCGGCAGGTGGGCCGGCCGGTTCGTCCGGTTCGTCCCATGAAGGATGAGGAGGTGGCGGCCGTGGGCCGCGTGTGGAAGTACGGCGACGACATCAACACCGACGTGATCATCCCGGCGCGGTACCTTTTCACCACCGATCCCGCCGAGTTGGCCGCCCACTGCATGGAGGACCTGGACCCCAGCTTCGCCTCCGGCGTCCGGCCGGGCGACGTGATCGTCGCCGGGCGCAACTTCGGCTGCGGTTCCTCGCGGGAGCATGCGCCGGTGGCCATCCGGGCCGCGGGGGTGCGGTGCGTCATCGCCCGCTCCTTCGCCCGGATCTTCTACCGCAATGCCATCAACGTGGGGCTGCCCATTCTGGAGTGCCCGGATGCCGTGGTCGCCCTGGAGGCGGGGGAGGAGGTGGAGGTGGACCTGGCCGCCGGCACCATCCGCCGGGTGGCCACGGGCGAGACTTTCCAGGCCGCTCCCTTCCCGCCCTTCATGCAGGAGATCCTGCGCTGCGGCGGGCTGGTGGAGTATGCCCGGCGCAAGCTGGCCGCCCAGGGCGCCCAGCCCGCCCGAGCCACCCAGGCCGCCCAGGGCGCCGCGGGCGGCGGAGGGGGTGCCGGCCGTGGCGCCGCCGGCCGGTAGTTCCTGCGCTGGCAGCAGGGTGGCCGCGGGTACCGCGGCGGCCGTTGCGACGGCGGCAGCAGGCGGTGGCCGTGCTGCGGGCGCCGCCGCGGCAGGGCGTCCCACGGTAGCAGGCGCCGCCGCGGCAGCAGGGCGTCCCACGGCAGGAGGCGCTACCGCGCCGGAAGGCGGCCGCACGGCGGCCGGAAGCTGGTGGAGGGGGCGAGGAACATGACCTATCGCATCGCCGTCCTGCCGGGCGACGGCATCGGGCCTGAGGTGATCCGGGAAGCCGTGCGGGTGGTCGAGGCCGTGGGCGCGGCGACGGGCATCGCCTTCGACTTCACCGAAGCCCCCATCGGCGGCGCCGCGGTGGAGGCCACCGGCGATCCCCTGCCGCCCGAGACGGAACAGGCATGCCTGGCGGCCGGCGCCATCCTGCTGGGTGCGGTGGGCGGCCCCCGCTGGGACCGCGAACCGGCGGCCCGCCGGCCCGAGACGGGCCTGCTCAGGCTGCGCAAGGCGGTGGGCGCCTACGCCAACCTGCGGCCGGTGCGGGTTCATCCGGCCATGGCCGGCCGGGGGCCCCTGCGGCCCGAGGTGGTGGGGACCGGCATCGACGTGCTGATCGTCCGGGAGCTGACGGGCGGCCTCTACTACGGCGAGCGGGGCCTCCAGCAGGAGCCCTTCGGCGAGAGGGCCTACGACACCATGGTCTACACCACGCCGGAGATCGAGCGCATCGTGCGCATGGCCTTCCAGCTGGCCCGGGGCCGCCGGCGCCGGGTGGTGTCCGTCGACAAGAGCAACGTGCTGGAGACCTCGCGGCTGTGGCGGCGGGTCACCGAGGCAGTGGCGGAGGAGTTCGGCGACGTGGAGCTGGAGCACATGCTGGTCGACAACGCCGCCATGCAGCTGGTCCGCAGCCCCGGCCGGTTCGACGTCCTGGTAACGGAAAACACCTTTGGCGACATCCTGAGCGACCTGGCCGCCGCCCTCTGCGGCTCCCTGGGACTCTTGCCCTCGGCCAGCCTGGGCCTGCCGGGGCGGCCGCCCCTCTTCGAGCCGGTCCACGGTTCGGCGCCCGACATCGCCGGCCGGGGCATCGCCAACCCCCTGGCCGCCATCGCTTCCGCCGCCCTGATGCTCCGGTATGCCTTCGGTCTGGAGCGGGAGGCCCGGGCCGTGGAGGACGCCATCGACGAGGTGCTGGCTTACGGCCCGTGGACGCCCGACATCGCCCCGCCCGGTGCTCCCGTGGCCGGCACGGAAGAGGTGGGCCGGGCCGTGGCCCTGAAGGTCAGGGAGCGGCTGGCTCCCGCGCCCCTGGAGCCTGTGGACGCGCCGCTGCAGGTGGCCTTCTGGGACCCGGTGGAGCCCGTCGACCCCGCGCCGCTCGGGGAGGGTTCCCCCGGTGGGGCGGCCGGGACCACGGGAGAGACGCCCCCTGCGGCTGTGCCGGGAGCTTCCCTTTCCGCCGCCGCAGCCCCGGCCGCTTCCGCCCCCGGGGTGGCCGGCGACAACCTGGCCGTATCCTGGATCGCCGGCGACCACGGCTTCCGGCCGGTTCTTCCGGACGAACCGGTCCCGGCGGCCCCGGGGGTGGCGCCGGACGCCCCGCCCCCGGCCGGGGCGACCTACAGCGGCCACCGCAGCAGCCGCCGGACCCGCCACCCCGTCGGCCGCCGGGCGGAGTCGAAGGCCCGCACCCGGGCGGCGGCCGGGGGCCGGCCCGGGACAGGGAAGGGAGCGTGACGCCCTTGACGGAAACGGCCACCCTGCGCAGCCGGGAGGTGGTGGAGGGGTTCCACCGCGCCCCCCACCGCTCCCTCTTCAAGGCCATGGGCTACACCGACGAGGAGCTGCGGCGGCCGCTGATCGGGGTGATGAACAGCCGCAACGAGATCATCCCCGGCCACGTGCACCTCGACAATATTGCCCGGGCCGTGTGCGACGGCATCCGCATGGCCGGCGGCACGCCCATCCAGTTCGGCGTCATCGGCGTCGACGACGGCATCGCCATGGGCCACCGCGGCATGCGCTTCTCTCTGCCCAGCCGCGAGCTGATCGCCGACTCCATCGAGACGGTGACGGAGGCCCACCAGCTGGACGGCCTGGTACTGATCCCCAACTGCGACAAGATCACGCCGGGGATGCTCATGGCCGCCGCCCGCCTGGACCTGCCCACGGTGGTGGTCAGCGGCGGGCCCATGATGGCCGGCAACGTCTACGGGCGGGCGGTCAACCTGGCCACGGTGTTCGAGGGCGTGGGCGCCTTCCAGGCCGGGCGCATCACCGCGGAGGAGCTCTTCGAGCTGGAGGAGGCCGCCTGCCCCACCTGCGGCTCCTGCTCCGGCATGTTCACCGCCAACTCGATGAACTGCCTGACCGAGGCCATCGGCCTGGGGCTCCCCGGCAACGGCACCATCCCGGCGGTAGAGGCCGCCCGGCTGCGCCTGGCCAAGCAGGCCGGCATGCAGGTGATGGAGCTGGTGCGCCGGGGCCTCCGCGCCCGGGACATCCTGACGGAGGCGGCCTTCCGCAACGCCCTGGCCGTCGACATGGCCCTGGGCTGTTCCACCAACACGGTGCTGCACCTGCTGGCCATCGCCTACGAGGCGGGACTGGGCGACGTGATCACCCTGGATCTGATCGACGAGGTGAGCCGGTGCACGCCCCAGCTCTGCAAGCTGGCCCCCGCCGGTCCCCACCATATCCAGGATCTGCACCAGGCCGGTGGCATCCAGGCGGTGCTGGCGGAGCTGCTGCGGGGCGGGCACATCGACGGCTCGGTGCTGACGGTGACGGGCCGCACCGTGGCCGAGAACCTGGCCGCCGCCGAACGGCGCATCCTCCGGGCCCGCGCCTGGCGCTCCGACGTGATCCGGCCACTGGAGGAGCCCTACAGTCCCGAGGGCGGCCTGGCCGTGCTGCGCGGCAACCTGGCTCCCGACGGGGCGGTGGTGAAGCAAGGTGCGGTGGACCCGGCCATGCTGCGGCACCGCGGCCCGGCCCGGGTTTTCGACAGCGAGGAGGACGCCGCCGAGGCCATCCGCCAGGGCCGCATCCGCCCTGGGGACGTGGTGGTGATCCGCTACGAGGGGCCGCGGGGCGGGCCCGGCATGCGGGAGATGCTGACCATCACCGCCGCCCTGGCCGGCATGGGCCTCGACCGGGAGGTGGCCCTGATCACCGACGGCCGCTTCTCCGGCGCCACCCGGGGCGCCTCCATCGGCCACGTCTCGCCGGAGGCCGCCGCCGGCGGGCCCATCGCCCTGGTGGAGGACGGCGACGAGATCGAGATCGACATCCCGGGCCGCCGCCTGGAGCTCCGGGTTCCTCCGGACGAACTGGCCCGCCGCCGCGAGCGGTGGCAGCCGCGGCCCCCGCGGGAGACGCGGGGCTATTTGGCCCGCTACGCCCGGGCGGTGACGTCGGCCAACACGGGCGCGGTGCTGATGGGTTGACGGGTGCGGTGTTCTTGGGTTGACAGCCCGGCGCCCGGCCGCCAACCGGGAGCCGAACCAGGAACCGCAAGACGGGAACGCCCGGAACCAAATCGCCCGGGAATCGCCCGGGACGAAAGGGAGGGTTTTGCCGTGTCGTCCTCACGGCCGGGTTCCACCGTGTCGCCTCCGGGTCCGCACCGGGGTCCTGGACCGCAGGCAGCTCCTTTACAAGCGGCCCCTGTACCCGAGCCGGCTCCCGGCGCCACGCCGGGGCTGCCCCCGCCGGGCGCGCCGGGTGTGACGGGCGCCCAGGCCGTCGTCAAGGTGCTGCTGGAACAGGGCGTGGAGGTGGTCTTCGGCATCCCCGGGGGCGCCGTGCTGCCCCTGTATGACGCCCTTTACGGGGCCCCCATCCGCCACGTCCTGGCCCGCCATGAGCAGGGCGCGGCCCTGGCCGCCGACGGCTATGCCCGCGCCAGCGGCCGCGTGGGGGTATGCATCGCCACCTCGGGTCCCGGAGCCACCAACCTGATCACCGGCCTCGCCACCTCCTATCTGGACTCGGTGCCGGTAGTGGCCATCACGGGGAACGTGGCGCGGCCCTTCCTGGGGACCGACGCCTTTCAGGAGGCCGACACCTTCGGCCTCAGCATGCCGGTGACCAAGCACAGCTACCTGGTGCTGGACCCCGAAGAGCTCCCCGCCATCCTGCGGGAGGCTTTCGCCGTGGCCGCTTCCGGGCGGCCCGGTCCCGTGCTGGTGGACATCCCCAAGGACGTGTTCACCGCCACCCTTTCCGCCGCGGCCTGGGACCGGCCCCTGCGGCCCGCCTTGCCGGTCCGCGGCGACGTGGGGCCCTGCGTCGCGCCGGTGCCCCCGCTGCCCGCCCGGGGCGACGGGGCACCCCCGGCGGCGCCACGGCTCGCCGGCACCGGCCGGGGGACGAACCCGAACGGCTATGACGAGGCGGCCCGCCTGATCGCCCGCGCCCGCCGCCCCGTCCTTTACGCCGGCGGCGGCGTCATCGTGGCCGGGGCCGCCGGGGTCCTGCGCCGGCTGGCGGAGGCGGCGGTTCTGCCCACCACCACCACCCTCATGGCCCTGGGCGCCATGCCCGGCGACCACCCGCTCTTTCTGGGCATGCCGGGGATGCACGGCACCTACGCCGCCAACATGGCCCTCACCGAGACCGACTGCCTGATCGCCGCCGGCGCCCGCTTCGACGACCGGGTGACGGGCAGGGTCTCCGCCTTCGCGCCCGAGGCGGCTGTCATCCACATTGACGTGGACGCCGCCGAGTTGGGAAAGGTCAAGACGCCCCGCGTGGCCCTTGCCGCAGGCGCCCGGGAAGGCCTCGAGGCGCTGCTGGAGGCCCTGGGCCGGGTTCCACCGGAAGAGTGGTGCGCCCGCAAGCCGTGGCTGGACCAGGTGGAGCGCTGGAAGCAAGCCCGTCCCTACCGTTACGACCGCGACCTGGCCCGCCGTGAGCTGCTGCCCCAGGCGGTGATCGAGGAACTGGAGCGGGCCACGGCCGGCGACGCCCTGGTGGTCACCGGCGTCGGCCAGCACCAGATGTGGGCAGCCATGTTCTACCGGTACCGCCGGCCCCGGCAATTCCTGACCTCCGGCGGCCTGGGGACCATGGGGTACGGCCTGCCTGCCGCCATCGGCGCCCAGCTGGCCTGTCCCGACGCGCGGGTGCTGTGCATCGACGGCGACGGCAGCTTCCAGATGAACGTGCAGGAGCTGTCGACCCTGGCCGAGCTGGGGTTGCCCGTGAAAATCTTCATTATTAATAACCGGGCCCACGGCATGGTGCGGCAGTGGCAGGACCTGTTCTACGAGGGGCGCCTTGCGGCCAGCGTCTTCGAGCACCAGCCCGACTTCGTCAAACTGGCCGAGGCGTACGGGGTGGCGGCCTACCGCATCACCCACCCGGACGAACTGGCCGGGACGGTACGCGAGGCCCTGGCCCGCCCGGGGCCGGTGGTGGTGGACTGCGTGGTGCGGCAGGCAGAGAACGTGCTGCCCATGGTGCCGCCGGGGGCGGCGCTGAAGGAGATGATCGTGGGGTAGCCGGGAGGCTACCCCACAACGTTATCGGGCCACAACGTTATCGGGCGCCCGCTGGCGGGATACGGCGGTGCCGGCTGGTGCCGGCGTCCCCTCCCCAGCCCGCAGGTGGCAGGCCACCCAGTGGCCGCCGCCGATGTCCAGCAGCGGCGGCTCCTTCTCGCGGCAGATCGCCTCCGCCAGCGGGCAGCGGGTGTGGAAGCGGCAGCCCCGCGGCGGGTTCAGGGGGCTGGGCACGTCACCCTGGAGGATGATGCGCTCCCGCTTCACCGTGGGGTCGGGGATTGGAATCGCTGACAGCAGCGCCTCGGTGTAGGGGTGCCGAGGATTGCGGTAGAGCTCGTGCTTGTCGGCCAGCTCCACCAGCTTCCCCAGGTACATCACGCCCACCCGGTTGGAGATGTGCTTCACCGCCGCCAGGCCGTGGGCGATGAACAGGTAGGTGAGGCCGAACTCCTTCTGCAGGTCGGCCAGGAGGTTGAGGATCTGGGCCTGGATGGACACGTCCAGGGCCGAGACCGGCTCGTCGCAGACGATGAGCTTGGGGTTCAGGGCAAGGGCGCGGGCAATGCCGATGCGCTGCCGCTGCCCGCCGGAGAATTCGTGGGGGTAACGGTGGGCGTGGGCGGCCGACAACCCCACCACTTCCAAGAGTTCCTTGACCCGCTTGCGCTTCGTCCCGCCCCGAGCAATTCCATAGATCGCCAGCGGTTCGCCGATGATCTCCTCCACCGTCATCCGCGGGTTGAGGGAGGCGTAGGGGTCCTGGAACACGATCTGCATCTCGCGTCGCAGCCGGCGGAGTTCCGCGGGCTTCATCTTGAACACGTCCCGGCCCTCGAACAGTACGGAACCGGCGGTGGGCTCCTGCAGCCGCAGGATCACCTTGCCCAGGGTGGTCTTGCCGCAGCCCGACTCGCCCACCAGACCCAGGGTCTCCCCGCGGTAGATGTCGAAACTGACGCCGTCCACCGCCTTGACGTGGCCGATCACCGCGGAGAACAAGCCGCCACCGGTGACGGGATACCACTTGCGCACATCGCGAACCTGCACCAGGACCTTCTGCTGCGGCCCCACGGCTGGCTCCGGCAGCCGCGTCGCCGCCTCTGCCGCCATCTCAGACCACCCCCTCCCCGGTCAGGCGCTCCGCCGCCAGATGGCAGGCCGCGTACCGCCCCTCGCCGAGCGGTTCCAGGCGGGGCTCGACCTCCCGGCAGGTGTCCGTGGCATAGGGGCAGCGCGGGTGGAACGGGCACCCCCCGGGCAGATGCCCAGGGCTCGGGACGGTGCCCTCGATGGCGGGCAGCCGCTCCCGGTCTTCGTCCAGGCGCGGGATGGAGCGCAGGAGCCCTTCCGTGTACGGGTGGACGGGATTGCGGAAGACCGAGTACACGTCCCCTTCCTCCACCACCCGGCCGGCGTACATGACGACGACCCGCTCGGCCATCTCCGCCACCACACCCAGGTCGTGGGT
This is a stretch of genomic DNA from Thermaerobacter sp. PB12/4term. It encodes these proteins:
- the ilvD gene encoding dihydroxy-acid dehydratase; the protein is MRSREVVEGFHRAPHRSLFKAMGYTDEELRRPLIGVMNSRNEIIPGHVHLDNIARAVCDGIRMAGGTPIQFGVIGVDDGIAMGHRGMRFSLPSRELIADSIETVTEAHQLDGLVLIPNCDKITPGMLMAAARLDLPTVVVSGGPMMAGNVYGRAVNLATVFEGVGAFQAGRITAEELFELEEAACPTCGSCSGMFTANSMNCLTEAIGLGLPGNGTIPAVEAARLRLAKQAGMQVMELVRRGLRARDILTEAAFRNALAVDMALGCSTNTVLHLLAIAYEAGLGDVITLDLIDEVSRCTPQLCKLAPAGPHHIQDLHQAGGIQAVLAELLRGGHIDGSVLTVTGRTVAENLAAAERRILRARAWRSDVIRPLEEPYSPEGGLAVLRGNLAPDGAVVKQGAVDPAMLRHRGPARVFDSEEDAAEAIRQGRIRPGDVVVIRYEGPRGGPGMREMLTITAALAGMGLDREVALITDGRFSGATRGASIGHVSPEAAAGGPIALVEDGDEIEIDIPGRRLELRVPPDELARRRERWQPRPPRETRGYLARYARAVTSANTGAVLMG
- the leuB gene encoding 3-isopropylmalate dehydrogenase, with amino-acid sequence MTYRIAVLPGDGIGPEVIREAVRVVEAVGAATGIAFDFTEAPIGGAAVEATGDPLPPETEQACLAAGAILLGAVGGPRWDREPAARRPETGLLRLRKAVGAYANLRPVRVHPAMAGRGPLRPEVVGTGIDVLIVRELTGGLYYGERGLQQEPFGERAYDTMVYTTPEIERIVRMAFQLARGRRRRVVSVDKSNVLETSRLWRRVTEAVAEEFGDVELEHMLVDNAAMQLVRSPGRFDVLVTENTFGDILSDLAAALCGSLGLLPSASLGLPGRPPLFEPVHGSAPDIAGRGIANPLAAIASAALMLRYAFGLEREARAVEDAIDEVLAYGPWTPDIAPPGAPVAGTEEVGRAVALKVRERLAPAPLEPVDAPLQVAFWDPVEPVDPAPLGEGSPGGAAGTTGETPPAAVPGASLSAAAAPAASAPGVAGDNLAVSWIAGDHGFRPVLPDEPVPAAPGVAPDAPPPAGATYSGHRSSRRTRHPVGRRAESKARTRAAAGGRPGTGKGA
- a CDS encoding ABC transporter ATP-binding protein, whose translation is MAAEAATRLPEPAVGPQQKVLVQVRDVRKWYPVTGGGLFSAVIGHVKAVDGVSFDIYRGETLGLVGESGCGKTTLGKVILRLQEPTAGSVLFEGRDVFKMKPAELRRLRREMQIVFQDPYASLNPRMTVEEIIGEPLAIYGIARGGTKRKRVKELLEVVGLSAAHAHRYPHEFSGGQRQRIGIARALALNPKLIVCDEPVSALDVSIQAQILNLLADLQKEFGLTYLFIAHGLAAVKHISNRVGVMYLGKLVELADKHELYRNPRHPYTEALLSAIPIPDPTVKRERIILQGDVPSPLNPPRGCRFHTRCPLAEAICREKEPPLLDIGGGHWVACHLRAGEGTPAPAGTAVSRQRAPDNVVAR
- a CDS encoding thiamine pyrophosphate-dependent enzyme; the protein is MTGAQAVVKVLLEQGVEVVFGIPGGAVLPLYDALYGAPIRHVLARHEQGAALAADGYARASGRVGVCIATSGPGATNLITGLATSYLDSVPVVAITGNVARPFLGTDAFQEADTFGLSMPVTKHSYLVLDPEELPAILREAFAVAASGRPGPVLVDIPKDVFTATLSAAAWDRPLRPALPVRGDVGPCVAPVPPLPARGDGAPPAAPRLAGTGRGTNPNGYDEAARLIARARRPVLYAGGGVIVAGAAGVLRRLAEAAVLPTTTTLMALGAMPGDHPLFLGMPGMHGTYAANMALTETDCLIAAGARFDDRVTGRVSAFAPEAAVIHIDVDAAELGKVKTPRVALAAGAREGLEALLEALGRVPPEEWCARKPWLDQVERWKQARPYRYDRDLARRELLPQAVIEELERATAGDALVVTGVGQHQMWAAMFYRYRRPRQFLTSGGLGTMGYGLPAAIGAQLACPDARVLCIDGDGSFQMNVQELSTLAELGLPVKIFIINNRAHGMVRQWQDLFYEGRLAASVFEHQPDFVKLAEAYGVAAYRITHPDELAGTVREALARPGPVVVDCVVRQAENVLPMVPPGAALKEMIVG